From the Temnothorax longispinosus isolate EJ_2023e chromosome 6, Tlon_JGU_v1, whole genome shotgun sequence genome, one window contains:
- the LOC139815233 gene encoding uncharacterized protein isoform X1: protein MPGCVAINCTNRHEKGFRLFSIPTNVERRKKWLQNLDREQWIPFVSVKYTLRIHSSKVDVSTVLGSWSNAVPTLFHVSNSPRRIDSLPRKSPYKKLRSEVAGTCAQKVAEVPITPEMNMDYAAPSNHDVSNEVEVSSYMPKSLLSSDSEQTAQVVAGSSLEKKNGHLRPMMLQSAQVVVGSSLEEENQVLRLYN from the exons ATGCCTGGCTGCGTTGCAATTAACTGCACTAATAGACATGAAAAAGGGTTTCGACTTTTTTCAATCCCAACAAATGTGGAGCGACGAAAAAAGTGGCTTCAAAATCTTGACCGTGAACAGTGGATACCATTTGTGTCTGTgaa GTACACTTTGAGGATTCACAGTTCGAAAGTAGACGTATCGACGGTGTTAGGAAGTTGGTCAAATGCGGTTCCTACtttatttcatgtttctaaTTCACCTCGCAGGATTGATTCACTTCCAAGGAAGTCTCCAtacaaa AAGCTACGAAGTGAAGTTGCTGGCACGTGTGCACAAAAAGTAGCAGAAGTTCCAATTACTCCAGAAATG AACATGGATTATGCTGCCCCATCAAACCATGATGTTTCCAATGAAGTGGAAGTATCCAGTTATATGCCAAAAAGTTTACTGTCATCTGATAGTGAGCAGACTGCACAGGTGGTAGCCGGTTCGTCTTTGGAGAAAAAGAATGGACACTTGCGACCGATGATGCTTCAATCTGCACAGGTGGTAGTCGGTTCGTCTTTGGAGGAGGAGAATCAGGTGCTACGTTTGTacaattga
- the LOC139815233 gene encoding uncharacterized protein isoform X2: protein MRDNRDARKSEMQKKRYTLRIHSSKVDVSTVLGSWSNAVPTLFHVSNSPRRIDSLPRKSPYKKLRSEVAGTCAQKVAEVPITPEMNMDYAAPSNHDVSNEVEVSSYMPKSLLSSDSEQTAQVVAGSSLEKKNGHLRPMMLQSAQVVVGSSLEEENQVLRLYN from the exons GTACACTTTGAGGATTCACAGTTCGAAAGTAGACGTATCGACGGTGTTAGGAAGTTGGTCAAATGCGGTTCCTACtttatttcatgtttctaaTTCACCTCGCAGGATTGATTCACTTCCAAGGAAGTCTCCAtacaaa AAGCTACGAAGTGAAGTTGCTGGCACGTGTGCACAAAAAGTAGCAGAAGTTCCAATTACTCCAGAAATG AACATGGATTATGCTGCCCCATCAAACCATGATGTTTCCAATGAAGTGGAAGTATCCAGTTATATGCCAAAAAGTTTACTGTCATCTGATAGTGAGCAGACTGCACAGGTGGTAGCCGGTTCGTCTTTGGAGAAAAAGAATGGACACTTGCGACCGATGATGCTTCAATCTGCACAGGTGGTAGTCGGTTCGTCTTTGGAGGAGGAGAATCAGGTGCTACGTTTGTacaattga